A genomic segment from Aegilops tauschii subsp. strangulata cultivar AL8/78 chromosome 1, Aet v6.0, whole genome shotgun sequence encodes:
- the LOC109733070 gene encoding GCN5-related N-acetyltransferase 7, chloroplastic: MASASRLLPPFPPPAAPTSRHTTLRAVPRSCSLAIPSLRCRASAPAAVDAGAPLLLEDRAGAVSIREFVTLDELHAAVRLRVRTFYEYARDTVGAEDHRKGLAEREYEALQNRISGNMINFRRVSCINGTVPLLPSLMSAEELCSTCKFIEDGEERIVVGSLDLNQCLWLPDELTGKRPGVTESSHTRAYLSNVCVAKELQRCGLGYALVDKSKKLARQWGITDLYVHVAINNEAAQKLYIKSGFVYESEEPAQQARHLGRPRRLLLWLDMKNETL; encoded by the exons ATGGCGTCGGCGTCGCGGCTGCTGCCGCCCTTTCCCCCTCCAGCTGCCCCAACATCTCGCCACACAACTCTCCGCGCCGTCCCTCGCAGCTGCAGCCTCGCCATCCCGAGCCTCCGGTGCCGCGCCTCCGCTCCAGCGGCCGTTGACGCTGGCGCGCCGCTGCTGCTCGAGGACCGCGCCGGCGCGGTGTCCATCCGAGAGTTTGTCACGCTCGATGAGCTCCACGCCGCCGTGCGCCTCCGCGTTCGCACCTTCTACGAGTACGCCCGCGACACTGTCGGCGCCGAG GATCACAGGAAAGGTCTGGCAGAGAGGGAATATGAAGCATTACAAAATCGGATTTCTGGGAATATGATTAATTTTCGGAGAGTCTCTTGTATAAATGGGACAGTGCCACTGTTGCCATCGTTGATGTCAGCAGAGGAGCTTTGTTCAACATGCAAG TTTATTGAAGATGGGGAAGAGAGAATAGTAGTTGGTAGTTTAGACCTGAATCAGTGCCTCTGGCTACCAGATGAACTGACTGGAAAGAGGCCAGGG GTAACTGAATCAAGCCATACACGGGCATATCTGAGCAATGTATGTGTTGCCAAGGAGCTCCAAAGATGCGGACTGGGCTATGCATTGGTTGACAAGTCTAAGAAGCTTGCTCGTCAATGGG GCATAACGGATTTGTATGTCCATGTTGCCATCAACAACGAGGCGGCACAAAAGCTGTACATCAAGAGTGGATTTGTGTACGAAAGTGAGGAGCCTGCCCAGCAGGCTAGGCATCTTGGGCGCCCTCGAAGGCTTCTTCTTTGGCTTGATATGAAGAACGAAACCTTGTGA